In Rosa chinensis cultivar Old Blush chromosome 1, RchiOBHm-V2, whole genome shotgun sequence, a genomic segment contains:
- the LOC112181673 gene encoding ubiquitin-conjugating enzyme E2-23 kDa: MSSPSKRREMDLMKLMMSDYKVDMINDGMHEFYVDFHGPSESPYQGGVWRIRVELPDAYPYKSPSIGFINKIYHPNVDEMSGSVCLDVINQTWSPMFDLVNVFEVFLPQLLLYPNPSDPLNGEAAALMMRDRASYEQRVKEYCLKYAKPEDIGAVPEDKSSDEELSEDESDSCDDQVAGQADP, encoded by the exons ATGTCTTCCCCAAGCAAACGCAGAGAGATGGACTTGATGAAACT GATGATGAGTGATTACAAGGTGGACATGATTAATGATGGAATGCATGAGTTCTATGTAGATTTCCATGGACCCAGCGAGA GTCCTTATCAGGGAGGCGTGTGGAGGATAAGAGTTGAACTACCAGATGCTTATCCCTATAAATCTCCCTCAATAGGCTTTATCAATAAGATCTACCACCCAAATGTTGATGAGAT GTCAGGTTCGGTTTGCTTAGATGTTATCAATCAAACATGGAGCCCCATGTTTG ATTTGGTAAATGTATTTGAAGTATTCCTGCCACAGCTTCTGCTGTATCCCAATCCATCAGACCCTTTAAATGGAGAGGCTGCAGCTTTAATGATGCGTGACCGAGCTTCTTATGAACAAAGAGTCAAAG AATACTGTCTGAAGTATGCCAAGCCTGAAGATATAGGAGCTGTCCCAGAAGACAAATCAAGTGATGAAGAACTGAGTGAAGATGAATCTGACTCCTGTGATGACCAAGTGGCCGGTCAAGCAGATCCATAG